A section of the Thermotoga caldifontis AZM44c09 genome encodes:
- the secY gene encoding preprotein translocase subunit SecY produces the protein MWKALRNAFKIPELRDRIVFTILILIVFRLGVYIPVPGINIQAWAEAFKRFAGTAGGIISFYDVFTGGALENFSIFAMSVTPYINASIVLQLLSSVITKLRDMLREGEEGRKKFAKYTRNLTIALGAFQSFVVSFSLVRQSPDIVAYGLNPMVFVLISTISMLAGTMFLLWLGDRITEKGIGNGISVLIFAGIVARYPSYFGRVLLGNLNLFGWIFLIAIAVITVAGIIYVQQAERRITIQYATRVVGRRIYGGASTYIPIKVNQGGVIPIIFASAIVMIPAAIAEMTGVQWLRTIFSAGNALYIILYGLLVFFFTYFYSVVVFDPHEVSENVRKYGGFIPGIRPGKPTEEYIQRVLNRVTFLGAVFLVVIALLPHFVEAVTRVNIVIGGTSTLIAVGVALDVVQQMEAHMIMRHYEGFVKKGLK, from the coding sequence GTGTGGAAAGCCCTTCGGAATGCGTTCAAGATACCCGAGCTACGCGACAGAATAGTTTTCACCATCCTGATCCTGATCGTCTTCAGACTCGGTGTCTATATTCCAGTACCTGGCATCAACATTCAGGCGTGGGCAGAAGCGTTCAAACGCTTCGCAGGGACCGCAGGGGGTATCATCAGTTTCTACGATGTGTTCACCGGTGGAGCTTTGGAGAATTTTTCGATCTTCGCGATGAGTGTTACTCCGTACATAAATGCCTCCATAGTTTTGCAGTTGCTCTCTTCTGTCATAACCAAGTTGCGTGATATGTTGAGAGAGGGCGAGGAAGGTAGAAAGAAATTTGCCAAGTACACGCGCAACTTGACGATCGCGCTTGGTGCGTTCCAGTCTTTCGTCGTCTCGTTCAGCTTGGTGAGACAGAGCCCCGACATAGTTGCTTACGGCCTCAATCCCATGGTGTTCGTGTTGATCTCCACCATTTCGATGCTGGCCGGTACCATGTTCCTTCTCTGGTTGGGAGATAGAATCACGGAGAAGGGCATAGGCAACGGTATTTCGGTTTTGATCTTTGCTGGGATCGTTGCCAGATATCCCAGCTACTTCGGAAGGGTCTTGCTCGGGAATTTGAACCTGTTCGGTTGGATCTTTCTGATCGCAATAGCTGTCATAACGGTTGCGGGTATCATATACGTTCAGCAGGCGGAGCGAAGGATCACGATACAGTACGCGACGCGTGTCGTTGGAAGACGCATCTACGGTGGCGCTTCCACTTATATTCCGATCAAGGTGAACCAGGGTGGTGTGATACCGATAATATTCGCCAGTGCCATAGTGATGATCCCGGCAGCGATCGCTGAGATGACGGGCGTTCAGTGGCTTCGAACCATCTTTTCCGCAGGCAACGCCCTGTACATAATACTTTACGGTCTGTTGGTGTTCTTTTTCACATACTTTTACAGTGTTGTTGTCTTCGATCCGCACGAAGTGTCCGAAAATGTGAGAAAATATGGTGGATTCATACCCGGTATTCGGCCGGGAAAGCCCACAGAGGAATACATCCAGCGCGTTTTGAACAGAGTCACGTTCTTAGGGGCTGTGTTCCTGGTAGTTATAGCGTTGCTGCCACATTTTGTCGAAGCGGTCACCAGAGTCAACATCGTCATTGGTGGCACGTCTACGCTGATAGCAGTCGGTGTCGCACTCGATGTGGTGCAGCAAATGGAAGCCCACATGATCATGAGGCATTACGAAGGGTTCGTCAAGAAAGGGTTGAAATGA
- a CDS encoding adenylate kinase — protein MRIVLLGAPGAGKGTLAKDLVKLIGVPHISTGDMFREAVASGSELGKRVEQIMKSGALVPDEIVNELVKERISKADCRNGFIFDGYPRTVQQAHAFDEMLKEMGQKIDAVIYLKVSEDVAVRRLTSRRICPKCGKIYNLLSMPPKNDETCDDCGIKLIQRDDDREDVVRNRFKVYSSLTAPLIDYYRSKNVLIEVDAEEDHRIVVEKVMKLLGKVRT, from the coding sequence ATGAGGATCGTTCTGCTCGGTGCGCCCGGAGCTGGGAAAGGTACACTGGCAAAGGATTTGGTCAAACTAATAGGTGTACCTCACATTTCAACAGGCGATATGTTCAGGGAAGCCGTTGCGTCTGGGTCAGAGTTGGGTAAGCGAGTCGAGCAAATCATGAAGTCGGGTGCACTCGTGCCGGACGAAATAGTGAACGAACTGGTGAAGGAAAGGATATCCAAAGCCGATTGCAGGAATGGTTTCATATTCGACGGATATCCACGTACAGTCCAGCAGGCACATGCCTTCGACGAGATGCTGAAAGAAATGGGTCAGAAAATCGACGCAGTAATCTACTTGAAAGTGAGTGAAGATGTCGCGGTCAGGAGATTGACGAGCAGAAGGATTTGCCCCAAGTGCGGCAAAATTTATAACTTGTTGTCGATGCCTCCGAAGAACGACGAGACCTGTGACGACTGTGGTATCAAGTTGATCCAGCGCGACGACGATAGAGAGGATGTTGTCAGAAACAGGTTCAAAGTTTACAGCAGCCTGACGGCTCCTTTGATCGATTACTACAGGAGCAAAAACGTTCTGATAGAGGTCGATGCTGAAGAAGACCATCGAATCGTCGTCGAAAAGGTCATGAAACTGCTCGGAAAGGTGAGAACTTGA
- the map gene encoding type I methionyl aminopeptidase has protein sequence MIRIKSPQEIERMRVACRAVALVLDEIEKIVVEGATAADVEDFVNKAFRELKVKPAFKGYRGYKYATCVSINEEILHGAPLKKKVFKRGDVVSVDVGAIYEGYYGDGAKTYCVGEVDEIARKLVDTTKQALEKAISFARKGYRVGDISYAIQSVVEAAGFNVIRDYVGHGVGKQLHEEPEVPNYGKPGTGIALVPGMTLAIEVMACEGDYKTVLLDDGWTVVMADGKRSAHFEHTVLVREDGAEVLTSSKG, from the coding sequence TTGATCAGGATCAAATCGCCGCAGGAGATCGAAAGAATGAGAGTTGCGTGCAGAGCTGTAGCATTAGTCCTCGATGAGATCGAAAAAATCGTTGTGGAAGGTGCTACGGCAGCTGATGTGGAGGACTTTGTGAATAAGGCGTTCAGGGAACTCAAGGTCAAGCCGGCTTTCAAAGGTTACAGGGGATACAAGTACGCAACTTGTGTGTCGATCAACGAGGAGATCTTGCACGGAGCACCTTTGAAGAAGAAAGTTTTTAAACGGGGAGACGTAGTTTCTGTGGACGTTGGAGCAATCTACGAAGGTTATTACGGTGACGGCGCGAAGACCTACTGTGTTGGCGAGGTTGACGAGATTGCGAGAAAGTTGGTGGATACAACGAAACAGGCTTTAGAAAAGGCCATCTCTTTCGCGAGGAAGGGTTACAGAGTTGGCGATATATCTTACGCAATCCAAAGCGTTGTGGAAGCTGCAGGTTTCAACGTCATAAGGGACTACGTAGGACATGGAGTTGGGAAACAGTTGCACGAAGAACCCGAGGTGCCGAACTACGGCAAACCTGGCACGGGGATCGCGCTCGTTCCCGGGATGACTTTAGCGATAGAAGTGATGGCGTGTGAGGGAGACTACAAAACAGTTCTGCTCGACGATGGTTGGACTGTGGTCATGGCCGACGGAAAAAGGAGCGCGCACTTCGAACACACAGTGCTCGTACGAGAAGATGGGGCAGAAGTTTTGACAAGCAGCAAGGGGTGA
- the infA gene encoding translation initiation factor IF-1, producing MPKEDVIKMEGTIVEARRNATFLVELDNGHKVLAQISGRMRKNFIKLLPGDRVVVELSIYDLTKGRIVYRKKLDKKSDVDEEEEERS from the coding sequence ATGCCTAAGGAAGATGTCATCAAAATGGAGGGTACCATCGTTGAGGCTCGCAGGAACGCGACTTTCCTCGTTGAACTGGACAACGGTCACAAAGTTCTGGCCCAGATCTCCGGGAGAATGAGAAAAAACTTCATCAAACTCCTGCCCGGAGACAGGGTTGTTGTGGAGCTCTCCATATACGATTTGACCAAGGGCAGGATAGTTTACAGAAAGAAACTCGATAAAAAATCTGATGTAGATGAAGAAGAGGAAGAAAGGAGTTGA
- the rpmJ gene encoding 50S ribosomal protein L36, whose translation MKVRSSVKKRCEYCQIVRRKGRVLVICKANPKHNQKQG comes from the coding sequence GTGAAAGTCAGATCTTCCGTTAAGAAAAGATGTGAGTACTGTCAAATCGTGAGGAGAAAGGGAAGAGTGTTGGTGATCTGCAAAGCGAACCCGAAACACAACCAGAAACAGGGTTGA
- the rpsM gene encoding 30S ribosomal protein S13 — protein sequence MARIMGVELPANKKCFVALTYIYGIGKTRALEILKNTGIDMNKRVKDLTDEEVNKITKYIQDHFKVEGELRAEVNRNIKRLIDIGCYRGVRHKLGLPVRGQSTRHNARTRKGPRPSRIKTKKKKEQTI from the coding sequence ATGGCGCGCATCATGGGAGTTGAGTTGCCCGCGAACAAGAAATGCTTCGTTGCTCTGACGTACATATATGGCATTGGCAAGACACGAGCGCTGGAAATACTCAAAAATACAGGAATCGACATGAACAAGCGTGTGAAGGACCTCACCGATGAAGAGGTCAACAAGATAACGAAGTACATCCAAGACCACTTCAAAGTCGAAGGAGAACTGAGAGCCGAGGTGAACAGAAATATCAAGCGACTTATAGACATAGGTTGCTACAGGGGAGTGCGACACAAACTCGGCTTACCAGTTCGCGGGCAGAGCACACGTCACAACGCAAGAACGAGGAAAGGCCCGAGACCGAGCAGGATCAAAACTAAAAAGAAGAAAGAACAAACCATCTGA
- the rpsK gene encoding 30S ribosomal protein S11, whose protein sequence is MARRSESKKKRKVLIDRAIVHIKSTFNNTIVTLTDQDGAVLTWASGGTVGFDGTRKGTPYAAQLAADKVAKEALRMGIKRVDVLVKGPGPGREAAIRTLQAAGLEVDTIKDVTPIPFNGCRPKKKRRV, encoded by the coding sequence GTGGCGAGAAGATCAGAGAGCAAGAAAAAGAGAAAGGTTCTCATCGATCGTGCGATCGTTCATATAAAATCTACGTTCAACAACACGATCGTCACGCTGACCGATCAGGATGGTGCAGTACTCACCTGGGCAAGCGGTGGAACGGTCGGTTTCGATGGAACCAGGAAAGGTACTCCATACGCCGCACAGCTTGCAGCGGACAAAGTGGCGAAAGAAGCCCTGAGGATGGGCATCAAAAGGGTCGATGTACTTGTGAAAGGACCCGGACCGGGTCGTGAAGCGGCGATAAGGACGTTACAGGCTGCCGGTTTGGAAGTAGACACCATAAAGGATGTCACCCCGATCCCCTTCAACGGTTGCAGGCCGAAGAAGAAGAGGAGAGTGTAA
- the rpsD gene encoding 30S ribosomal protein S4 yields the protein MARYTGPVCRLCRREGMKLYLKGERCFTEKCAFDRRPYAPGEHGRNRGKMSQYAFQLRSKQVMKRIYGILERQFRRYFDRALRMPGDTRENLVRLVESRLDNVVFRMGFAINRRQARQLVSHGHFLVNGKKVNIPSYLLKPGDVIEVKESSKSLDVIKRSVELAKGRTIVPWIQVDFEAYRGVFERAPKLEELTDLPVDVQAIVELYSR from the coding sequence ATGGCCAGATACACTGGACCTGTTTGCCGTCTCTGCAGACGAGAGGGTATGAAGCTGTACCTGAAAGGTGAAAGGTGCTTCACGGAAAAGTGCGCGTTCGATCGCAGGCCTTACGCCCCCGGCGAGCATGGCAGGAACAGGGGTAAGATGTCGCAGTACGCGTTCCAGCTCAGATCGAAGCAAGTGATGAAGAGAATCTATGGGATCCTGGAACGACAGTTCAGAAGATATTTCGATCGAGCCCTCAGGATGCCTGGCGACACTCGAGAGAACTTAGTTAGACTGGTAGAATCGAGACTGGACAACGTTGTCTTCAGAATGGGTTTCGCCATAAACAGGAGACAGGCAAGACAACTCGTCAGTCACGGGCATTTCCTCGTGAACGGTAAAAAGGTGAACATACCGTCTTACCTGCTCAAGCCAGGAGACGTTATCGAAGTCAAGGAATCGAGTAAATCCCTCGATGTCATAAAGAGATCCGTTGAGCTCGCCAAGGGTAGAACGATAGTACCGTGGATACAGGTAGATTTCGAAGCGTACCGTGGCGTTTTCGAAAGGGCACCGAAGCTCGAAGAACTCACCGATCTGCCTGTGGATGTCCAAGCGATCGTAGAGCTTTACTCGAGGTGA
- a CDS encoding DNA-directed RNA polymerase subunit alpha, with protein sequence MEFMIPKRLKVEEERSEADCYYARYVFSPLEKGYGITIGNALRRVLLSSIPSVAIVGLRFIKPERYHEFDTLPGVKEDILEIILNLKKVQLRAEIPVKERIKVIVEKRGPGLLLAGDIKTPAGIEVVNPTLKIATLDEEADLMFELYIQAGKGFVPAQEIEEHPEIGSIPIDGVFSPVLKVNFRVESARVAKRTDYDKLVLEVWTKKSIFPHEALKRAIDTLMNHFRVIDESLPATMAPLSAEFVTVTSQDETPAEQVPHAEEESIYSKKIDELELSIRSLNCLRRDKIETIGDLLKRTEEDLLKIKNFGPKSLEEVKQKLYEKFGLTLRKGG encoded by the coding sequence ATGGAGTTCATGATACCGAAAAGATTGAAAGTGGAAGAAGAACGATCGGAAGCGGACTGTTATTACGCAAGATATGTTTTTTCGCCGCTTGAGAAAGGTTACGGCATCACGATCGGCAATGCGTTGAGGAGGGTGCTCCTGTCCTCCATACCTTCCGTCGCCATCGTGGGTTTGAGATTCATAAAGCCCGAGAGATATCACGAGTTCGATACGCTTCCTGGTGTCAAGGAAGATATCCTGGAGATCATTCTGAACTTGAAGAAAGTTCAGTTAAGAGCAGAGATACCGGTCAAAGAAAGGATCAAAGTTATTGTCGAGAAGAGAGGGCCTGGATTGTTGCTGGCGGGCGATATAAAGACACCTGCAGGTATCGAGGTGGTGAACCCCACCTTGAAAATAGCCACACTCGACGAAGAAGCAGATTTGATGTTCGAACTTTACATTCAGGCTGGAAAAGGTTTCGTGCCAGCTCAAGAGATAGAAGAACACCCGGAGATCGGTTCAATACCCATTGACGGCGTGTTCTCACCTGTACTCAAGGTGAACTTCAGGGTTGAAAGCGCCAGGGTTGCCAAGCGCACAGATTACGACAAGCTCGTGCTGGAAGTGTGGACGAAAAAATCGATCTTCCCGCATGAAGCACTGAAACGGGCCATCGATACACTCATGAATCATTTCAGGGTCATCGATGAAAGCCTGCCAGCGACGATGGCTCCTCTGTCGGCGGAGTTCGTGACGGTGACATCGCAGGATGAAACGCCGGCAGAACAGGTTCCACACGCTGAGGAAGAATCTATCTACTCGAAGAAGATAGACGAGCTCGAACTCTCCATAAGATCGTTGAACTGTCTCAGAAGAGACAAGATTGAGACCATAGGCGATCTTTTGAAGCGAACGGAAGAGGATCTTCTCAAAATCAAGAATTTTGGGCCGAAATCTCTCGAAGAGGTTAAACAGAAACTGTACGAGAAGTTCGGTTTGACGCTCAGGAAGGGAGGATGA
- the rplQ gene encoding 50S ribosomal protein L17 → MRHRMVKTKIGSYGSHSRALIKNQLRELVEHRSIVTTVSKAKVVKRFFDKLMTKAVKAAKSNDKAESVALRRQINWYLCDRRLTNKLVDEIAKDLVDRNSGFCRIVRIGQRRGDGAEMVLLQIVEKSKD, encoded by the coding sequence GTGAGACACAGAATGGTTAAAACCAAGATTGGTTCGTACGGAAGCCACAGTCGCGCTTTGATAAAGAACCAGCTCAGGGAGCTTGTTGAGCATAGAAGCATCGTGACCACGGTATCGAAGGCCAAAGTTGTCAAACGCTTTTTCGACAAATTGATGACCAAGGCTGTCAAAGCAGCGAAAAGTAACGATAAGGCTGAAAGCGTCGCCTTGAGGAGACAGATCAACTGGTATTTGTGTGATAGAAGACTGACCAACAAGTTGGTCGATGAGATCGCCAAAGATCTGGTTGACAGAAATAGTGGATTCTGCAGGATCGTAAGGATCGGCCAAAGGAGAGGCGATGGGGCCGAAATGGTCCTCCTTCAAATTGTTGAGAAGAGTAAAGATTGA
- the rho gene encoding transcription termination factor Rho produces MNNEQEKNEPITVKINDLEQMTIKQLYELAKQYDIPRYTSMRKRDIIFAILEAQAKSHGLIFGEGVLEILPEGYGFLRSSDNLLPSANDIYISQSQIKKFNLNTGDIISGVIRPPKEGERYFAMIKIEAVNYKSPELSNERVNFENLTPDYPRKRFILETSRDILSTRLIDLFAPMGKGQRGLIVAPPKAGKTTLLKEIANGIAVNHPDTIRIVLLIDERPEEVTDIKESVNAKVIAAPFDMAPDKQIKVAELTLEMAKRLVEYGHDVVILLDSLTRLARVYNIQVPPSGKLLSGGVDPAALYKPKHFFGAARNTREGGSLTIIATALIETGSKMDEVIFEEFKGTGNMELVLSRQLANKRIFPAINLQLSGTRKEELLLDESTLKKVWILRRMLSNMTEEEGLTLILKKLQETESNEDFLALIDQQKVKY; encoded by the coding sequence ATGAATAACGAACAGGAAAAGAACGAACCAATCACCGTGAAAATTAACGATCTGGAGCAGATGACGATCAAACAGTTGTATGAACTCGCAAAACAGTACGACATTCCTCGCTACACGAGCATGAGAAAGAGAGACATCATATTCGCCATCCTTGAGGCGCAGGCGAAATCGCACGGCTTGATCTTCGGGGAAGGCGTGCTCGAGATCTTACCCGAAGGGTACGGTTTTTTGAGGAGCAGTGACAACCTGCTCCCGAGTGCCAACGATATCTACATCTCTCAGTCGCAGATAAAGAAATTCAACCTGAACACCGGCGACATCATATCCGGTGTGATAAGGCCTCCGAAAGAAGGCGAGCGTTATTTCGCGATGATCAAGATCGAGGCCGTCAATTACAAGTCGCCTGAGCTCAGCAACGAGAGAGTCAACTTCGAGAACCTTACCCCGGACTATCCGAGAAAGCGCTTCATTCTCGAGACGAGTCGCGATATACTTTCAACTCGTCTCATAGATCTTTTCGCGCCCATGGGGAAAGGGCAGAGAGGTCTCATCGTCGCACCTCCCAAGGCCGGAAAGACAACGTTACTGAAAGAGATCGCCAACGGTATTGCGGTGAACCATCCAGACACGATAAGGATAGTCCTGTTGATCGATGAAAGGCCGGAAGAAGTGACAGACATCAAAGAGTCTGTGAACGCCAAGGTGATTGCCGCGCCTTTCGATATGGCCCCGGACAAGCAAATCAAGGTCGCCGAACTGACACTCGAAATGGCGAAAAGGCTTGTGGAGTACGGTCACGATGTTGTTATCCTGCTGGACAGTTTGACCAGGTTGGCACGCGTTTACAACATACAGGTTCCTCCCAGCGGCAAGCTTCTGAGCGGTGGCGTTGATCCCGCTGCCCTGTACAAGCCGAAGCATTTCTTCGGAGCCGCAAGGAACACGCGCGAAGGGGGTAGTTTGACGATAATAGCCACCGCGTTGATAGAGACAGGATCCAAGATGGATGAGGTCATATTCGAGGAGTTCAAAGGTACTGGTAACATGGAACTTGTCTTATCGAGGCAGCTCGCCAACAAACGTATCTTCCCCGCGATAAATCTCCAGCTTTCTGGGACCAGGAAAGAGGAACTCCTCCTGGATGAGAGCACGCTCAAGAAGGTCTGGATACTCAGAAGGATGCTTTCTAACATGACCGAAGAAGAAGGTCTAACGCTGATATTGAAGAAGTTGCAAGAAACGGAAAGTAACGAAGACTTCCTCGCACTCATAGATCAGCAGAAAGTGAAATACTGA
- a CDS encoding ROK family glucokinase, which yields MNVIGVDLGGTNYAVGLVDENGKILARVEGETRVHEGPDAVVRRISDSILSLGKAGSVLAVGIGSPGSIDHHTGTVRFSPNFPGWIDFPLARRIEELTSLKVFVENDANAYALGERTFGVAKGLEHVVCLTLGTGIGGGVITHGVLLRGSTGIGAELGHMNVMPNGPKCGCGARGCLEALASATAIRNFVREGYERHRDSSLFRDKTPDLVTPKDVFDHARMGDQFALEIFNIVVDALSAAIGSLINIFNPQLVVLGGGMANAGEFLLAPIEERVKNYVLPTMFGSYRIALSQLGKDAGILGAASIVYERLGGR from the coding sequence TTGAACGTCATAGGTGTTGATCTGGGCGGAACCAACTATGCAGTTGGTCTCGTTGACGAGAACGGAAAGATTCTGGCGAGGGTTGAAGGAGAGACCAGGGTGCATGAAGGGCCAGATGCGGTTGTCAGAAGGATATCGGACTCGATTCTGAGTTTGGGCAAGGCTGGTTCTGTTCTTGCTGTGGGTATTGGGTCTCCTGGTAGCATCGACCATCACACAGGTACGGTCAGATTTTCACCCAACTTTCCTGGCTGGATAGATTTTCCGCTCGCCAGGAGGATCGAGGAGTTGACTTCTCTGAAAGTCTTTGTTGAGAACGACGCCAACGCGTACGCTCTCGGTGAAAGGACTTTCGGAGTTGCGAAAGGACTGGAACACGTGGTGTGCCTCACGTTGGGCACCGGTATAGGTGGTGGTGTGATAACACACGGGGTTCTGCTCAGGGGGAGCACAGGCATCGGAGCAGAGCTCGGTCACATGAACGTGATGCCCAACGGACCAAAGTGTGGTTGTGGTGCCCGTGGATGTCTTGAAGCACTGGCGTCAGCGACGGCCATAAGAAATTTTGTGAGAGAAGGTTATGAAAGGCACAGGGATTCTTCCCTGTTTCGAGATAAAACACCGGATCTGGTCACCCCGAAGGATGTGTTTGACCACGCGAGGATGGGTGATCAGTTCGCGCTTGAGATCTTCAACATCGTTGTCGATGCTCTCTCAGCAGCAATCGGAAGTTTGATAAACATTTTCAACCCACAGCTCGTCGTGCTCGGCGGAGGTATGGCGAACGCCGGGGAGTTCTTGCTGGCACCCATCGAAGAACGTGTGAAGAATTACGTGCTTCCAACGATGTTTGGCAGTTATCGAATCGCGCTGAGCCAGCTTGGGAAGGATGCGGGTATACTCGGAGCAGCCTCGATCGTTTATGAGAGGCTGGGTGGAAGATGA
- a CDS encoding metallophosphoesterase family protein: MKLLLVSDTHVPTYLKSLPNDLIELARQVDAVIGLGDYVDLNTVLELKSAARSFYGVHGNMDDVDVKDTLPQLLTVHLAGFNIGLCHGWGPPYQLRERILKLFEEKPHVIFYGHTHFPDDSLLENVRFINPGSFGENGSFAVVEICDSHLKVSFERLPIV, encoded by the coding sequence ATGAAATTGCTGCTGGTCAGCGATACGCACGTTCCGACTTATCTGAAGTCCTTGCCAAACGATTTGATCGAGCTTGCGAGGCAAGTAGATGCCGTGATTGGTCTTGGAGACTACGTCGATCTCAACACGGTGCTCGAGCTGAAATCAGCCGCTCGCAGTTTCTATGGAGTGCACGGAAACATGGACGATGTGGACGTGAAGGATACCTTGCCACAGCTTCTCACGGTGCACCTGGCTGGATTCAACATAGGCCTGTGCCACGGCTGGGGCCCACCCTATCAATTGAGGGAGAGAATTTTGAAACTGTTCGAGGAAAAACCTCACGTGATCTTCTACGGTCATACGCACTTTCCCGACGATTCTCTTCTCGAGAATGTGAGATTCATCAATCCTGGAAGTTTCGGTGAGAATGGCAGTTTTGCGGTTGTTGAAATATGCGATTCGCATCTGAAAGTCAGCTTCGAGAGACTGCCGATCGTCTGA
- a CDS encoding adenine nucleotide alpha-hydrolase family protein: MRFASESQLRETADRLIHDIRLTVDRDVVVAFSGGEDSSLAAFLCKVALGPERVVLATVDWGPFTYGVIREKVVESAARLGLSHVYLNGVEKQRQIWKHGPNCNACTRSAKLLTVRKSFPDRIVVTGSNQSDSWGKLGLKLYESFYSPLKDLTKDQIRQLIDFFHIEPVKVGESSVREGCKLKHLMKMLINPAYHGRAVAEANDILIQFVRERARNVTLANVKIIGPLSRNVALVNVKPHLNDDEKSELLSRLKSVDVIEEIHILERPVRLKVLVNPGLYNDPKSLEDVFEGFIKRDFAVPVSVVWIKAKNNRLRTFQVVDFEYE, encoded by the coding sequence ATGCGATTCGCATCTGAAAGTCAGCTTCGAGAGACTGCCGATCGTCTGATACACGACATAAGGCTCACCGTCGATAGAGACGTTGTCGTTGCCTTCTCAGGTGGTGAAGACAGTAGCCTTGCAGCTTTCCTCTGCAAGGTCGCGCTTGGACCCGAACGTGTGGTCCTCGCCACGGTGGACTGGGGTCCGTTCACCTACGGTGTGATCAGAGAAAAAGTCGTCGAGTCTGCGGCGCGACTCGGTCTTTCACACGTTTATTTGAACGGTGTTGAGAAACAGAGACAGATATGGAAGCACGGTCCGAATTGCAACGCGTGTACAAGGTCTGCGAAGCTGCTCACGGTTCGAAAAAGCTTTCCCGACAGGATCGTGGTGACCGGATCGAACCAATCCGACAGCTGGGGTAAGTTAGGCTTGAAGCTGTACGAGAGTTTCTATTCACCGCTGAAAGACCTGACAAAAGATCAGATCAGGCAGCTGATAGATTTTTTTCACATCGAACCTGTGAAAGTTGGAGAGTCCTCCGTTCGCGAAGGTTGTAAACTGAAGCATCTGATGAAGATGTTGATCAACCCCGCTTATCACGGAAGGGCTGTTGCAGAAGCGAACGACATTCTCATCCAGTTCGTTCGAGAGAGAGCCAGGAACGTTACACTCGCCAACGTGAAGATCATCGGACCGCTCTCGAGAAACGTTGCCTTGGTCAACGTGAAACCTCACCTGAACGACGATGAGAAGTCCGAACTTTTATCGAGACTGAAGAGCGTCGATGTCATCGAAGAGATCCACATACTCGAGAGACCCGTGAGACTCAAGGTGCTGGTGAATCCAGGTTTGTACAACGATCCAAAATCCTTGGAGGATGTGTTTGAGGGATTCATAAAAAGGGATTTTGCCGTTCCTGTCAGCGTTGTCTGGATCAAAGCGAAAAACAATCGCTTGAGGACCTTCCAAGTGGTGGATTTCGAGTATGAGTGA